In one Pseudomonas purpurea genomic region, the following are encoded:
- a CDS encoding fatty acid desaturase: MSAVETSPSPPHPGDHAQPVDPGTFVPWPTDGLNREALAHYGRDLIRQTLPFTVENRRLSWWHFYSTLLVIGLFGAAAASPLWWPLRACFGVLLGLSLVRLFVLYHDYMHGAILQNSRFAAGFFKTFGLLLMAPPTLWKQSHDYHHGHSCQYVGAEERRLPLLSTHTDLGTFPLLSTDEYARASRGKRLRYRIARHPLMIALASLTIFLFSICMVSLITQPRHRLWSLLALTLNLAAGITLAVLAPDILLYSVLIPSLSGSALGAYMFYCQHNFPGVRYPDREHWDYAATAVFSSSYMRTGPVMAWFTANIGYHHVHHANPGIAFYRLPEAMAAIPALSTPISTSLHPRDIYRCLNLKLWDPKRQCMVSFAEFRQQTQA, encoded by the coding sequence ATGAGCGCAGTCGAGACGTCGCCCTCCCCGCCGCACCCCGGTGACCACGCCCAACCGGTCGACCCGGGCACCTTCGTGCCCTGGCCAACCGACGGGCTGAACCGCGAAGCGCTGGCGCATTACGGGCGCGACCTGATCCGCCAGACCCTGCCCTTCACCGTGGAAAACCGGCGGCTGAGCTGGTGGCACTTCTACTCGACGCTGCTGGTGATCGGCCTGTTCGGCGCCGCGGCGGCCAGCCCCTTGTGGTGGCCGTTGCGTGCGTGTTTTGGCGTGCTGCTGGGGCTTTCGCTGGTGCGCCTGTTCGTGCTGTATCACGACTACATGCACGGGGCGATCTTGCAGAACTCGCGCTTCGCCGCCGGGTTCTTCAAGACCTTCGGCCTGCTGCTGATGGCGCCACCGACCCTGTGGAAACAGTCCCACGACTACCACCACGGGCACAGCTGCCAATACGTCGGCGCCGAAGAACGGCGGCTGCCGCTGCTGTCGACCCACACCGACCTGGGGACCTTCCCCCTGCTCTCGACCGACGAGTACGCCCGGGCCAGCCGCGGCAAACGCCTGCGCTACCGAATCGCCCGCCACCCCCTGATGATCGCGCTGGCCTCGTTGACGATTTTCCTCTTCAGCATCTGCATGGTCTCGCTGATCACCCAACCCCGGCACCGGCTCTGGTCATTGCTGGCGCTGACCCTCAACCTGGCCGCCGGCATCACCCTGGCCGTGCTGGCGCCGGACATTCTGCTGTACTCGGTGCTGATCCCCAGCCTCAGCGGCTCGGCGCTGGGTGCGTACATGTTCTACTGCCAGCACAACTTTCCCGGCGTGCGTTACCCCGACCGCGAACACTGGGACTACGCCGCCACGGCCGTGTTCTCTTCCAGCTACATGCGCACCGGCCCGGTCATGGCCTGGTTTACCGCCAACATCGGCTATCACCATGTGCACCACGCCAATCCGGGCATTGCGTTCTATCGCCTGCCGGAGGCCATGGCGGCGATCCCGGCGCTGAGTACACCAATCAGCACCTCGTTGCACCCACGCGACATCTATCGCTGCCTGAACCTGAAACTCTGGGACCCGAAACGCCAATGCATGGTGTCGTTTGCCGAGTTCCGGCAACAGACACAGGCGTGA